From the genome of Tautonia marina, one region includes:
- the pdxA gene encoding 4-hydroxythreonine-4-phosphate dehydrogenase PdxA yields MRNAEELTLADDRPLVALTMGDVAGVGPEVIARAWPDSPLRDLARPVVIGCAEALQRAVGSCGLDLEVRRVDRPEAAEPSDRVIPCLEVPGVDVLDVPLGKVDARAGRAAYEFLITAIDLALAGRVDAITTMPLNKESLHAGGVPYPGHTEVLADRCRVPRHAMMLYLPPRDGSSGGLGVIHVTLHVPLSKVFDLLTVDRVFETILLASDSMQPLLDGRAPRVAVAGLNPHAGEHGLFGDEEIRIIAPAVARALAEGVAVEGPIAADTLFARALDGEFDAVVAMYHDQGHVALKTIGFDRAVNITLGLPIVRTSVAHGTAFDIAGMGIVRTDSLIAAVRVAAQLARPRLSVG; encoded by the coding sequence ATGAGAAACGCGGAGGAGCTGACGTTGGCTGACGATCGCCCCCTCGTGGCGCTGACGATGGGAGATGTGGCCGGAGTCGGGCCCGAGGTGATTGCCCGCGCCTGGCCCGATTCTCCCCTGCGAGACCTGGCTCGGCCGGTCGTGATCGGCTGCGCCGAGGCCTTGCAACGGGCGGTCGGCTCGTGCGGTCTTGATCTGGAGGTCAGGCGGGTCGATCGTCCCGAAGCGGCCGAGCCGAGCGACCGGGTGATTCCTTGCCTGGAGGTTCCGGGGGTCGATGTCCTCGACGTGCCGCTGGGGAAGGTGGATGCTCGGGCCGGTCGGGCGGCGTATGAGTTCCTGATTACCGCCATTGATCTGGCCCTCGCCGGTCGGGTGGACGCGATCACGACGATGCCGCTGAACAAGGAATCGCTTCACGCCGGAGGGGTTCCGTATCCGGGACACACGGAAGTCCTGGCCGATCGCTGCCGCGTTCCTCGCCACGCGATGATGCTCTATCTGCCCCCTCGAGACGGATCGAGCGGAGGGCTGGGGGTGATTCACGTGACCTTGCATGTCCCCTTGAGCAAGGTGTTCGATCTGCTGACGGTGGATCGGGTGTTTGAGACGATCCTGCTAGCGTCCGACTCGATGCAGCCGTTGCTGGACGGGCGGGCGCCTCGGGTGGCGGTCGCGGGCTTGAACCCGCACGCGGGGGAGCACGGTTTGTTCGGCGATGAGGAGATCCGGATCATCGCTCCGGCCGTGGCAAGGGCCCTGGCCGAGGGGGTGGCCGTCGAGGGGCCGATCGCGGCCGACACCCTCTTTGCCCGCGCCCTCGACGGCGAGTTCGATGCCGTGGTTGCCATGTATCACGATCAGGGGCACGTGGCGCTGAAGACGATCGGCTTCGATCGGGCGGTCAACATCACGCTCGGCCTGCCGATTGTCCGGACGAGCGTGGCGCACGGGACGGCCTTCGACATCGCCGGCATGGGAATCGTGCGGACCGACAGCTTGATCGCCGCCGTCCGGGTGGCAGCGCAGCTTGCGAGGCCGAGGCTCAGCGTCGGATGA
- a CDS encoding DUF2254 domain-containing protein, whose amino-acid sequence MKTPSNLLIQVWDRLRSSLWFVPSLLVSGMIALAIVLVYGIGTLNETIVEYFPKILGAGADGARGLLTAIASSMITVAGVTFSITIVVLSQTANQYSPRILPNFMRDRFNQAVLGTFVGIFAYCLVVVRTIRGGDDEFVPSLAVFVSVVLALIGVGVLIAFIHHIIASIQSGQIIAEAAVETLHAVDHLFPEPIGEPLPEDGDPAIARFLGETAWLPIPARRSGYLCRVDSNLLIELAERFNAVLRMEYAPGDFCVVGMPLVSLASVPVSISPRGEVENRRVLLDSIDGEQQRDEAKIDQLAKDLDGLYSFGRNRTVGQDVGFGIQQIVDVALKALSPGVNETTTAVTCIHHLTVINSRLAARKIETRQRAKDGRLRVIAQRPTFESILDQSFDEIRRNAEGNVTILEELLTAMQTIGVFARDEHRRRSVLRHVDTIAELADRSVVAPSDRAVMEPRIRQVLESLGDPNAGSWTMGAKPSNAIAPPEGRNEVNGS is encoded by the coding sequence ATGAAAACGCCATCGAATCTCCTGATTCAAGTCTGGGACAGGTTGCGGTCGAGCCTCTGGTTCGTGCCCAGCCTCCTTGTCTCGGGCATGATCGCGCTGGCGATTGTGCTGGTTTACGGCATCGGCACACTCAACGAGACGATCGTGGAGTACTTCCCGAAGATCCTGGGCGCCGGGGCCGATGGAGCCCGGGGCCTGCTGACGGCGATTGCCTCGTCGATGATCACGGTGGCCGGCGTGACGTTCTCGATCACGATCGTCGTGCTCTCTCAAACGGCGAATCAGTACTCGCCTCGAATCCTCCCGAACTTCATGAGAGATCGGTTCAACCAGGCCGTGCTCGGGACGTTTGTGGGAATCTTTGCCTATTGTTTGGTCGTCGTCCGGACGATCCGAGGCGGCGACGACGAGTTCGTCCCGTCGCTGGCGGTCTTCGTCAGCGTCGTGCTGGCGTTGATCGGAGTGGGCGTGTTAATTGCGTTCATTCATCATATTATTGCCTCAATTCAATCCGGGCAGATCATTGCCGAGGCGGCCGTCGAGACGCTCCATGCGGTCGATCACCTCTTTCCCGAGCCGATCGGAGAGCCTCTACCGGAGGACGGTGATCCTGCGATCGCCCGATTCCTCGGAGAGACGGCATGGCTGCCGATTCCTGCCAGGAGGTCCGGCTATCTCTGTCGGGTCGACAGCAACCTGCTGATCGAGCTGGCCGAACGCTTCAACGCCGTGCTTCGTATGGAGTATGCGCCGGGAGATTTCTGCGTGGTCGGCATGCCGTTGGTTTCGCTCGCAAGCGTGCCGGTATCGATAAGCCCGAGGGGGGAGGTTGAGAACCGACGCGTTCTGCTCGACTCCATCGACGGAGAGCAACAGCGCGACGAGGCGAAGATCGATCAGCTCGCCAAGGACCTCGATGGCCTGTACAGCTTCGGCCGGAACCGGACCGTTGGGCAGGACGTCGGCTTCGGCATTCAGCAAATCGTTGACGTTGCCTTGAAAGCGCTCTCGCCGGGAGTTAACGAGACGACGACCGCGGTCACCTGCATTCATCATCTGACCGTCATCAACTCCCGGCTCGCCGCTCGAAAGATCGAGACCCGGCAACGGGCCAAGGACGGCCGATTGCGGGTCATCGCCCAGCGGCCGACCTTCGAGAGCATCCTCGATCAGTCGTTCGATGAAATTCGGCGGAACGCGGAAGGCAATGTCACCATCCTGGAAGAACTGCTTACTGCCATGCAGACGATTGGTGTGTTCGCCCGCGACGAGCATCGTCGTCGGTCCGTGCTGCGGCATGTCGATACGATTGCCGAACTGGCCGACCGGAGTGTGGTGGCACCATCGGATCGCGCCGTGATGGAACCGCGGATTCGGCAGGTCCTCGAATCGCTTGGCGATCCGAACGCAGGCTCCTGGACGATGGGCGCCAAGCCCTCGAACGCGATTGCCCCACCAGAGGGTCGCAACGAAGTCAATGGCTCATGA
- a CDS encoding TIGR03960 family B12-binding radical SAM protein → MLNTPLKDLVTSRILPNVQMPAQYLGGELHSVRKDHRRCRGSVCIAFPDTYAMGMSHHGLQVLYSIMNEAGWACERAFTPLPDFEAALRDHGVPLYGLETFTPLNRFDVLGFTLQYEISYSNILTMLDLGGIPLHAEDRGPDDTLVIAGGPGAQNPEVISPFIDLFVLGDGEPSLPFVSEQWKAMQGSGLSRAEKLARIASTVDWAYVPRFYEPIYNEDGIQIDTVRTRDDVPDSIRQCVETDLDASPLPTRPVVPYVETAHDRIAIEIMRGCPWQCRFCQSTTIKRPLRYRSVETIVNAALETYKNTGYDEISLLSLSTSDYPKFEELVTRMSEVFTPLGVKISLPSLRITEMLKKIPALLQEGRRSGLTLAPEVARDDMREQIRKPVKNQDLYDGCREAFRRGWRKVKLYFMCGLPGERPVDLDGIVEMAEIISRIGKEETGRYVEVTASVSNFVPKSATPYQWNGMQRREYFEWAHKYLRSKVSMRSVKIKCHDIDTSMLEGVLTRGDRRLAPALEEAWRRGARLDAWREHFNPQLWWQTFEDLGIDLDFYVHRTRGVDEVLPWDLIRIKKGREYLAKEQGRAVVQLDAMAGAV, encoded by the coding sequence ATGTTGAACACGCCGCTCAAAGACCTCGTGACCTCCCGGATCCTGCCCAACGTCCAGATGCCGGCGCAATATCTCGGCGGTGAGCTGCACAGCGTTCGCAAGGACCACCGCCGCTGCCGAGGCTCCGTCTGCATCGCCTTTCCCGATACCTACGCGATGGGGATGAGCCACCACGGCCTTCAGGTGCTCTACAGCATCATGAACGAGGCCGGCTGGGCCTGCGAACGGGCCTTCACCCCCTTGCCCGACTTCGAGGCCGCCCTCCGGGACCACGGGGTTCCCCTCTATGGCCTCGAAACCTTCACCCCCTTGAATCGCTTCGACGTGCTCGGGTTTACCCTCCAGTACGAGATCAGCTACTCGAACATCCTCACCATGCTCGACCTTGGCGGCATCCCCCTGCATGCCGAGGACCGAGGGCCGGATGATACCCTCGTCATCGCCGGAGGCCCCGGCGCTCAGAACCCGGAAGTCATCTCCCCGTTCATTGACCTGTTTGTGCTCGGCGACGGCGAGCCGAGCCTCCCCTTCGTCAGCGAACAGTGGAAGGCGATGCAAGGCTCGGGCCTCAGCCGGGCCGAGAAGCTCGCCCGGATCGCCAGCACCGTCGATTGGGCCTACGTCCCTCGCTTCTACGAGCCGATCTACAACGAAGACGGCATCCAGATCGACACCGTCCGGACCCGAGACGACGTGCCCGATTCGATCCGTCAATGCGTCGAGACCGACCTCGACGCCTCTCCCTTGCCCACCAGGCCCGTCGTCCCTTACGTCGAAACGGCCCACGATCGCATCGCCATCGAGATCATGCGAGGCTGCCCCTGGCAGTGCCGCTTCTGCCAAAGTACCACCATCAAACGACCGCTTCGTTATCGCTCGGTCGAAACCATTGTCAACGCCGCGCTCGAGACCTACAAGAACACCGGGTACGACGAGATCAGCCTGCTCTCCCTCTCGACCAGCGACTACCCGAAGTTCGAGGAACTCGTAACCCGGATGAGCGAGGTCTTCACCCCGCTCGGCGTGAAGATCTCGCTGCCGAGCTTGCGAATCACCGAGATGCTCAAGAAGATCCCGGCCCTCCTGCAAGAAGGCCGACGCAGCGGCCTGACACTCGCCCCCGAGGTTGCCCGCGACGACATGCGCGAGCAGATCCGCAAGCCCGTCAAAAATCAAGATCTCTACGACGGTTGCCGCGAAGCCTTCCGACGCGGCTGGCGCAAGGTCAAGCTCTACTTCATGTGCGGCCTGCCAGGCGAACGGCCGGTCGATCTCGATGGCATCGTCGAGATGGCCGAGATCATCTCCCGGATCGGCAAGGAAGAAACCGGCCGCTACGTCGAGGTCACGGCCAGCGTCTCGAACTTCGTGCCCAAGTCAGCCACCCCCTATCAATGGAACGGCATGCAACGGCGCGAGTATTTCGAATGGGCTCACAAGTACCTGCGATCGAAAGTCTCAATGCGATCGGTCAAGATCAAGTGCCACGACATTGACACGAGTATGCTCGAAGGTGTCCTCACCCGAGGTGACCGCCGCCTGGCCCCCGCCCTTGAAGAAGCCTGGCGCCGCGGGGCCCGGCTCGACGCCTGGCGAGAACACTTCAACCCCCAGCTCTGGTGGCAAACCTTCGAGGATCTCGGCATCGACCTTGATTTTTACGTCCACCGCACCCGAGGCGTCGACGAGGTGCTTCCCTGGGATCTCATCCGGATCAAGAAAGGCCGCGAGTACCTGGCCAAGGAGCAAGGCCGCGCCGTCGTCCAGCTCGACGCCATGGCCGGCGCCGTCTGA
- a CDS encoding Uma2 family endonuclease has protein sequence MATETKPSLITAEQFMQMDLGDGLHELVRGEILDVPPAGQRHGRICFKTAMILERFGIETGHGYVATNDVAVQTERSPDSVRGADVCYFTHARLPESKIVEGIPPVVPDLVVEVYSPSDRPGKLGEKISEYLNAGVPMVWVLYPERRTLRIDRAADPVPMVLGPDDTVEKLPELPGFRCDVAEFFV, from the coding sequence ATGGCGACCGAGACCAAGCCCAGCCTGATCACCGCTGAACAGTTCATGCAAATGGACCTCGGCGACGGTTTGCATGAACTTGTTCGAGGGGAGATTCTCGACGTACCACCCGCTGGTCAAAGACACGGTCGCATTTGTTTCAAGACCGCGATGATCCTCGAACGTTTCGGGATCGAAACCGGGCACGGTTACGTGGCCACGAATGACGTTGCCGTTCAAACCGAGCGATCGCCAGATTCGGTGCGCGGGGCCGACGTGTGCTACTTCACTCATGCGCGATTGCCCGAGTCGAAAATCGTCGAGGGCATTCCCCCCGTCGTTCCCGATCTTGTGGTGGAGGTCTATTCCCCAAGCGACCGCCCTGGCAAGTTGGGTGAAAAGATTTCCGAGTACCTCAACGCAGGGGTCCCCATGGTCTGGGTCTTGTATCCGGAACGTCGGACCTTGAGGATCGATCGCGCCGCCGACCCGGTCCCGATGGTCCTCGGCCCGGACGACACGGTCGAGAAGCTTCCCGAACTCCCCGGCTTTCGCTGCGATGTTGCCGAGTTCTTCGTCTGA
- a CDS encoding YfhO family protein translates to MATEPIEADRPLESAWTPASRPLGGGDVLALLVWTAAIAAFFWDLVAMKAALFYFDVTEINLPYRDFFASELKAGRFSRWFPGLYCGMPLYSESQAGYFHPFKYLFYPWMETWKAFGLDTVFSIWLTGVGTFGWLRRHVGPIGALTGGAIFGLSGFMWAHLIHTSMVNALASVPLAVWALECAWQGGRLRAVALGGLAMACQIFAGHLQDFLLTSMLLGVYGLYRASIERGTRNRLFALGVAAGIPVMGAILSSVQWIPSKELLDRSPRAEGLTWEGLTYGSWSPELLPTLVLREAYGTRARDTDWMDGFYPYHEMNTYMSVLGIALAVIGLSGRRNRWGAFWPILATVGTLLMLGRFTFLMDYAHRIPVLGSSRIPVRFHLWVSLAVAALAAIGADRLARPGRVRLRWAGLTVMVLVLASVPIMTIVYAPAFAVPDPWPKPYHQDRYRWLGEELTQAGLRTGLLTLSGLLLAGWAARASGVRRTLLAAALPVLVMADLFGSHWHDAPTIDPSYWTVPPESAEFILADPEHQRVSGFGRFSAGEPGYASFPIDFMPVRDTLAWSLPPVFGLDSLMGETPMIPSRWKRYMDATVEVVEQSTVASVSHLLYGFSGQVANWPPPEKIGTAYVFSNPDRLPRARLMGRPIYASDEDEAVALLNELGPAIRDQLVVEDPDRPLPIDAEPSGTAEIIEEIPERVVIRTQSTSDSYLFLADTFDPGWSATLDGQAVPIRPAHVNFRAVLVPEGGHEIVFQYRPAGFLTGLVVSTMGALVALGMLVVRRPMVRLQEEHAAIGWRGWWPWLLAVGFGVIVGASAVTIGPDGVAPHSRWSGGLHRFTWGAGLEAMQRQPIVEDR, encoded by the coding sequence GTGGCGACCGAACCGATCGAAGCTGACCGGCCCCTCGAATCCGCCTGGACCCCAGCCTCCCGCCCCCTCGGCGGGGGAGACGTGTTGGCTCTGCTCGTCTGGACGGCCGCCATCGCGGCCTTCTTCTGGGACCTGGTCGCCATGAAGGCGGCGCTCTTCTACTTCGACGTCACCGAGATCAACCTCCCGTATCGCGACTTCTTCGCCAGCGAACTGAAGGCCGGTCGGTTCTCTCGATGGTTCCCCGGCCTCTACTGCGGGATGCCGCTCTACAGCGAAAGCCAGGCCGGATATTTCCATCCATTCAAATACCTGTTTTACCCCTGGATGGAAACCTGGAAGGCGTTCGGGCTTGATACGGTCTTCTCGATCTGGCTGACCGGTGTGGGCACCTTCGGCTGGCTCCGGCGACATGTTGGGCCGATCGGCGCCCTGACGGGCGGGGCGATCTTCGGCCTGAGCGGCTTCATGTGGGCGCATCTGATCCACACGAGCATGGTCAACGCCCTTGCCAGTGTTCCCCTGGCGGTCTGGGCCCTCGAATGTGCCTGGCAGGGGGGGCGGCTGCGGGCCGTCGCCCTGGGAGGACTGGCAATGGCCTGCCAGATCTTCGCCGGCCATCTTCAGGACTTCTTGCTGACCAGCATGCTCCTGGGTGTTTATGGATTGTATCGCGCCTCGATCGAGCGGGGCACGCGCAATCGGTTGTTTGCGCTCGGAGTTGCCGCGGGCATTCCGGTGATGGGCGCAATCCTGTCGAGCGTGCAGTGGATTCCCTCGAAGGAACTGCTCGACCGATCTCCCCGCGCCGAGGGTCTGACCTGGGAAGGATTGACCTACGGCTCGTGGAGCCCCGAGCTGTTGCCCACATTGGTCCTCCGCGAAGCCTACGGCACCCGAGCCCGAGACACCGACTGGATGGACGGGTTCTACCCGTACCATGAGATGAACACCTACATGAGCGTGCTCGGAATCGCCCTGGCCGTGATCGGCCTTTCGGGACGCCGCAACCGCTGGGGGGCCTTCTGGCCGATCCTGGCAACGGTCGGAACGCTCTTGATGCTCGGCCGATTCACCTTCCTGATGGATTACGCGCACAGGATTCCCGTGCTGGGTAGTTCTCGCATTCCGGTGCGCTTTCACTTGTGGGTTTCGCTGGCCGTGGCGGCTCTGGCGGCGATTGGGGCCGATCGTCTCGCCCGACCGGGCCGCGTCCGGCTCCGATGGGCGGGATTGACCGTCATGGTTCTGGTGCTCGCGTCGGTTCCGATCATGACGATCGTCTACGCCCCTGCCTTCGCCGTCCCTGACCCCTGGCCGAAGCCGTACCACCAGGACCGCTACCGATGGCTCGGCGAGGAGCTGACCCAGGCGGGCCTCCGGACGGGCCTGCTCACCCTCTCCGGCCTGCTCCTGGCCGGTTGGGCGGCTCGCGCGTCGGGCGTGCGGCGGACACTGCTGGCCGCGGCATTGCCCGTGCTCGTCATGGCCGACCTGTTCGGCTCGCACTGGCACGATGCCCCGACTATCGACCCAAGCTACTGGACTGTTCCGCCCGAGTCGGCCGAGTTCATCCTGGCCGACCCCGAGCATCAACGCGTTTCGGGATTTGGACGCTTTTCGGCCGGAGAGCCTGGTTACGCCTCGTTCCCGATCGACTTCATGCCAGTTCGGGATACGCTCGCCTGGAGCTTGCCCCCCGTCTTCGGTCTGGATTCGTTGATGGGTGAAACCCCGATGATCCCCTCGCGCTGGAAACGCTACATGGATGCGACGGTCGAAGTGGTCGAGCAATCGACCGTCGCCAGCGTCTCGCACCTGCTTTATGGATTCTCGGGCCAGGTGGCAAACTGGCCGCCTCCGGAAAAGATCGGGACGGCTTACGTCTTTTCGAACCCCGACCGACTGCCGCGCGCTCGGTTGATGGGCCGTCCCATCTACGCGAGCGACGAGGACGAGGCCGTCGCGCTGCTCAATGAACTGGGCCCGGCGATCCGGGATCAACTGGTCGTTGAAGATCCTGACCGCCCCTTGCCGATCGACGCCGAGCCTTCGGGAACCGCCGAAATCATCGAGGAGATCCCGGAGCGCGTGGTCATCCGAACGCAATCGACGAGCGATTCGTACCTGTTTCTGGCCGACACGTTCGACCCTGGCTGGTCGGCGACGCTCGACGGCCAGGCCGTGCCAATTCGCCCGGCCCACGTCAACTTCCGGGCCGTGTTGGTTCCCGAGGGGGGCCATGAGATCGTCTTCCAATATCGACCGGCCGGCTTTCTGACCGGTCTAGTCGTTTCGACGATGGGTGCCCTCGTGGCGTTGGGGATGCTCGTCGTCCGTCGTCCGATGGTCCGGCTCCAGGAGGAACACGCGGCGATCGGTTGGCGGGGGTGGTGGCCGTGGTTGCTGGCGGTCGGCTTCGGGGTGATTGTGGGAGCTTCGGCGGTGACAATCGGGCCGGATGGGGTGGCACCCCACTCCCGATGGTCCGGCGGGCTGCACCGCTTCACCTGGGGAGCGGGGCTGGAAGCGATGCAGCGGCAACCGATTGTCGAGGATCGCTGA
- the aroE gene encoding shikimate dehydrogenase translates to MICVTLGRGRHRTLLEEWGQAAEAGAELVELRIDCLRSEINLKRLLTDRRTPIVFTVRRGADGGLWRGNEEKRLLLLREAIVTGVEYVDLELDIARSIPRFGKTKRIVSYHNFRETPADLDAIADQAREANADVIKIATMAKSVGDASRILEAAARSSEKVPTVGIAMGPLGVFTRVLGRKFGAPFTYAGFNPERIFAPGMLQFDELHRDYGYDRINAETEIYAVIGDPIAHSLSPAVHNAAFQKLGINAVYVPLLIPNGKLKDSLDVLSWLDLKGMSVTIPHKEAILPLLRQVDGAVDRLKACNTVVIKNNVWTGHNTDYHAAMSVLEEAYGGSTSDEMSVLMDKQVLILGAGGVARTIAYGLTRRGAGVALTNRDDERAARVAAEVGCRHISWAARASTPCDILINGTPVGMHPNVDDSPVPPAAFRAGMVVFDTIYHPENTMFLKLARERECKTVTGVDMFVRQAELQFALFTGRNAPTDLMRQVVARKLGVTRD, encoded by the coding sequence ATGATCTGCGTCACCCTCGGCCGAGGCCGGCACCGCACGCTGCTGGAAGAGTGGGGCCAGGCCGCCGAGGCCGGTGCCGAGCTGGTCGAGCTGCGCATCGACTGCCTTCGCAGCGAGATCAACCTCAAGCGCCTTCTGACCGACCGCCGCACCCCGATCGTCTTCACCGTGCGCCGAGGAGCCGACGGCGGCCTTTGGCGGGGCAACGAGGAAAAGCGACTGCTCTTGCTCCGCGAGGCGATCGTCACCGGCGTCGAGTACGTCGACCTGGAGCTGGACATCGCCAGGTCGATCCCTCGCTTCGGCAAGACCAAGCGGATTGTCAGCTACCACAATTTCCGCGAGACCCCCGCCGATCTGGATGCGATCGCCGATCAGGCCCGAGAGGCCAATGCCGATGTGATCAAGATTGCCACCATGGCCAAGTCGGTCGGCGATGCGAGCCGCATCCTGGAGGCCGCGGCTCGGTCGTCGGAGAAGGTCCCGACGGTCGGTATCGCCATGGGGCCGCTCGGGGTGTTTACCCGGGTCCTGGGTCGCAAGTTTGGCGCACCGTTCACCTATGCCGGCTTCAACCCCGAACGGATCTTCGCCCCCGGCATGCTCCAGTTCGACGAGCTGCACCGCGATTACGGCTACGATCGAATCAACGCCGAGACCGAAATCTATGCCGTCATCGGCGACCCGATCGCCCATAGCCTCAGCCCGGCCGTCCACAACGCCGCGTTCCAGAAACTGGGAATCAACGCGGTGTATGTCCCGCTCTTGATCCCAAACGGGAAGCTCAAGGATTCGCTCGATGTTCTCTCATGGCTTGATTTGAAGGGAATGAGTGTCACGATTCCCCACAAGGAGGCCATCCTCCCCTTGCTTCGCCAGGTCGACGGCGCGGTCGATCGGCTCAAGGCGTGCAACACCGTCGTCATCAAGAACAATGTCTGGACCGGCCACAACACCGACTACCACGCGGCCATGAGCGTCTTGGAGGAAGCCTACGGCGGCTCGACCAGTGACGAGATGAGTGTTTTGATGGACAAGCAGGTGCTGATCCTCGGCGCTGGCGGTGTGGCCCGGACGATTGCCTATGGCTTGACCCGTCGCGGTGCCGGTGTCGCCCTGACCAACCGCGACGATGAGCGCGCGGCCCGCGTCGCGGCCGAGGTGGGGTGTCGACATATCTCCTGGGCAGCTCGGGCGAGCACTCCCTGCGACATCCTGATTAATGGAACCCCGGTGGGGATGCATCCGAACGTCGATGACTCGCCGGTCCCCCCCGCGGCCTTCCGCGCGGGGATGGTGGTCTTCGATACGATCTACCATCCCGAAAACACGATGTTCCTGAAGCTCGCTCGCGAGCGCGAGTGCAAGACAGTGACCGGAGTGGATATGTTCGTCCGGCAGGCGGAACTCCAGTTCGCGCTCTTTACCGGCCGGAATGCCCCGACCGACCTGATGCGACAGGTGGTTGCCCGGAAACTGGGAGTCACCCGCGACTGA
- the mutL gene encoding DNA mismatch repair endonuclease MutL, which translates to MGMIRELSPSVVNQIAAGEVVERPASVVKELLENAIDAGATRIELTVERGGRDLIRIADNGTGISREDLPLAFRPHATSKLSEADDLHRIRTLGFRGEALAAIAEISRVRCQTRSADAEVGSELAIEGGEHAEIRDCGCPVGTVIEVRNLFFNTPVRRTFLKGDSTEAGHVAEMFTRIALAHPTIHLTFRSGSKTLHDLPPVTGLKDRVAVFFGRELADALLWVESEVNDIHLWGYVAHPSQSRSSTKGQYLFVGGRFVRDRSLGHALTEAYRGLLMVGRVPVAFLHLDLPPEEVDVNVHPTKVEVRFRDSQRIYGQLLRTVRQTFLTSDLHSRLQAPPSRPEPNPPGPAESGAVGGPSARDPGFALRSDPIDRQTVASWFPPSTGAASAPPPPRPSNLDDLPRREEPEWAKSLPPTPTPSPSSSFDEFAEEPANPPAESTEPTSAVSASELPAVSPASTTSGVPVQNVGGLPPRAIQVHDSYLIAETEDGMVVIDQHALHERILFEEFRSRVERGGVESQRLLVPEPVELGADEAAEVLERRDVLARLGLEVEPFGGGTVLVGSVPAMLGSVSPTRLLRDLADQLVGRPVPPSADAVLNDVLSLMACKAAIKAGQRLSPDEVAALLARRHLVTDAHHCPHGRPTALIFTKEELEKQFGRV; encoded by the coding sequence ATGGGAATGATCCGGGAACTGTCGCCGTCCGTCGTCAACCAGATCGCCGCCGGCGAGGTGGTCGAGCGGCCTGCGAGCGTCGTCAAGGAACTCCTTGAAAACGCAATCGACGCCGGGGCCACCCGCATCGAGCTGACCGTCGAGCGAGGTGGGCGCGACCTAATCCGGATCGCCGACAACGGCACCGGGATCAGCCGAGAGGATCTTCCCCTCGCCTTTCGTCCCCATGCCACAAGCAAGCTCTCCGAGGCCGACGACCTGCACCGCATCCGGACCCTCGGCTTTCGAGGCGAGGCCCTGGCCGCCATTGCCGAGATCTCCCGGGTCCGCTGCCAAACCCGCTCGGCCGATGCCGAGGTCGGCTCGGAGCTGGCGATCGAGGGGGGTGAGCATGCCGAGATCCGAGACTGCGGCTGCCCCGTCGGCACGGTCATCGAGGTCCGCAACCTGTTCTTCAATACCCCTGTTCGCCGCACCTTCCTCAAGGGAGACTCGACCGAAGCTGGTCACGTGGCCGAGATGTTCACCCGGATCGCCCTGGCGCACCCGACCATCCACCTGACCTTCCGCTCCGGTTCCAAGACCCTGCACGACCTGCCCCCCGTCACCGGTCTCAAGGATCGGGTCGCCGTCTTCTTCGGTCGAGAACTGGCCGACGCCCTGCTCTGGGTCGAAAGCGAGGTGAACGATATCCACCTCTGGGGATACGTCGCCCACCCCTCGCAGAGCCGATCGAGCACCAAGGGGCAGTACCTCTTTGTCGGCGGCCGTTTTGTCCGCGATCGCTCCCTCGGGCACGCCCTGACCGAAGCTTATCGCGGCCTGCTCATGGTGGGTCGCGTGCCGGTCGCTTTCCTTCACCTCGATCTTCCGCCCGAGGAGGTCGATGTGAATGTCCATCCCACCAAGGTCGAAGTTCGCTTCCGAGACTCCCAGCGCATCTATGGTCAGCTCCTCCGCACCGTCCGCCAGACCTTCCTGACCAGCGACCTGCACAGCCGACTCCAGGCTCCGCCTTCCCGTCCCGAGCCGAACCCCCCCGGTCCCGCCGAGTCGGGTGCGGTGGGGGGGCCATCGGCTCGGGACCCCGGTTTCGCGCTCCGGTCCGATCCGATCGACCGGCAGACGGTCGCCTCCTGGTTCCCCCCCTCCACGGGGGCGGCTTCGGCTCCTCCTCCGCCCCGACCGAGCAACCTCGACGACCTCCCTCGCCGCGAGGAGCCCGAGTGGGCGAAGTCGCTGCCACCGACCCCGACCCCGTCGCCCTCCTCCTCCTTCGACGAGTTCGCCGAGGAACCGGCGAACCCTCCCGCCGAATCAACCGAGCCGACTTCGGCGGTTTCTGCCTCCGAGCTTCCTGCCGTGTCTCCGGCGTCGACGACCTCCGGCGTCCCCGTGCAGAATGTCGGCGGCCTTCCTCCCCGAGCAATCCAGGTCCACGACAGCTACCTGATCGCCGAGACCGAGGACGGGATGGTGGTGATCGACCAGCACGCCCTGCACGAGCGCATCCTGTTCGAGGAGTTCCGCTCCCGGGTCGAACGCGGTGGGGTCGAGTCGCAGCGTCTGCTGGTTCCCGAGCCGGTCGAGCTGGGAGCCGATGAGGCGGCCGAGGTCCTCGAACGCCGAGACGTTCTGGCCAGGCTCGGCCTGGAGGTCGAGCCGTTCGGCGGCGGAACGGTTCTGGTCGGCAGTGTTCCGGCGATGCTCGGCTCGGTCAGTCCCACGCGATTGCTCCGCGATCTGGCCGATCAACTGGTCGGCCGCCCGGTTCCCCCTTCGGCCGACGCGGTTTTGAACGACGTGCTGAGCCTCATGGCCTGCAAGGCCGCGATCAAGGCCGGCCAACGCCTATCACCCGATGAGGTTGCGGCCCTGCTCGCCCGGCGCCATCTGGTCACCGACGCCCACCATTGCCCCCACGGCCGACCGACCGCTTTGATCTTCACCAAGGAGGAGCTGGAAAAGCAGTTCGGCCGCGTCTGA